The proteins below come from a single Diceros bicornis minor isolate mBicDic1 chromosome 3, mDicBic1.mat.cur, whole genome shotgun sequence genomic window:
- the STEAP4 gene encoding metalloreductase STEAP4 has product MEKTSSDSLPLTVNSSEKHETVCIFGTGDFGRSLGLKMLQCGYSIVFGSRNPHMSSLLPSDAEVLSYSEAAQKSDVIIITVHREHYDFLTELIEVLNGKILVDVSNNLKINQYPESNAEYLAQLVPGARVVKAFNTISAWALQSGALDASRQVFVCGNDSKAKQRVMDIVRTLGLTPLDQGSLMAAKEIENYPLQLFPLWKFPFYLSAVLCAFLFFYCVIREVIYPYVHEKKDSTFRMAISIPNRVFPIAALTLLALVYLPGVIAAILQLYRGTKYRRFPDWLDHWMLCRKQLGLIALGFAFLHVIYTLVIPIRYYVRWMSRNMTITQATTKKENPFSTSTAWLNDSYISLGILGFFLFVLLGITSLPSVSNTVNWREFRFVQSKLGYLTLILCTAHTLVYGGKRFLSPSILRWYLPSAYVIALIIPCTVLVSKFILILPCIDRTLTRIRQGWERNSKSSKSALNGKTDI; this is encoded by the exons ATGGAGAAAACATCTTCAGATTCACTTCCTCTTACTGTGAATTCTTCAGAAAAGCATGAGACTGTATGTATTTTTGGAACTGGAGATTTTGGAAGATCACTGGGACTTAAAATGCTGCAGTGTGGTTATTCTATTGTTTTTGGAAGTCGAAACCCCCACATGTCCAGTCTGCTGCCCAGCGATGCAGAGGTCTTGAGCTATTCAGAAGCAGCCCAGAAATCTGACGTCATAATCATAACAGTCCACAGAGAGCATTATGATTTTCTCACAGAACTAATTGAGGTTCTCAATGGGAAAATATTGGTTGATGTCAGCAACAACCTCAAAATCAATCAGTATCCAGAATCTAACGCAGAATACCTTGCTCAGTTGGTGCCGGGAGCCCGAGTAGTAAAAGCATTTAACACCATCTCGGCCTGGGCTCTCCAGTCAGGAGCACTGGATGCAAGTCGGCAG GTGTTTGTCTGTGGAAATGACAGCAAAGCCAAGCAAAGAGTGATGGATATTGTTCGTACTCTTGGACTTACTCCATTGGATCAAGGATCTCTCATGGcagccaaagaaattgaaaactacCCCCTGCAACTATTTCCATTGTGGAAGTTCCCCTTCTATTTGTCTGCTGTTCTGTgtgccttcctctttttctactgTGTTATAAGAGAAGTAATCTACCCTTATGTTCATGAAAAGAAGGATAGCACATTTCGCATGGCTATTTCCATTCCAAATCGTGTCTTTCCAATAGCAGCCCTTACGCTGCTTGCATTGGTTTACCTCCCCGGTGTTATTGCTGCCATTCTGCAGCTGTACCGAGGTACAAAATACCGCCGATTCCCAGACTGGCTTGACCACTGGATGCTTTGCAGAAAGCAGCTTGGCTTGATAGCACTGGGATTTGCCTTCCTTCACGTCATCTACACACTTGTGATTCCGATTCGTTATTATGTACGATGGATGTCGAGAAATATGACCATCACTCAG GCAACAACCAAGAAAGAAAATCCATTTAGTACCTCTACGGCCTGGCTTAATGATTCATATATATCTTTGGGAATCCTTGGATTTTTCCTATTTGTACTTTTGGGAATCACTTCCTTACCATCAGTTAGCAACACGGTCAACTGGAGAGAGTTCCGATTTGTCCAG TCCAAACTGGGTTATTTGACTCTGATCTTGTGCACAGCCCACACCCTGGTGTACGGGGGAAAGAGATTCCTCAGTCCTTCAATTCTCAGATGGTATCTTCCTTCAGCCTACGTGATAGCGCTCATCATTCCTTGCACTGTGTTGGTGAGCAAGTTTATCCTCATCCTGCCGTGCATAGACAGGACCCTTACACGGATCCGCCAGGGTTGGGAAAGGAACTCGAAATCCTCGAAATCAGCattgaatggaaaaacagatattTAA